A stretch of the Marivirga tractuosa DSM 4126 genome encodes the following:
- a CDS encoding 2Fe-2S iron-sulfur cluster-binding protein, translating to MSDIKIKVQDYSGDVQELEAPTDMGLSLMEFLKANEYPILATCGGMALCATCHVKVEERFDDLDEPGDQEMDQLDILPNAEHNSRLACQLRLHPDMDGIMVRLAADEE from the coding sequence ATGAGTGATATAAAAATTAAAGTACAAGATTATTCAGGCGATGTGCAAGAATTAGAGGCACCAACCGATATGGGCTTGAGCCTAATGGAGTTTTTGAAAGCCAATGAATATCCTATTTTAGCTACTTGTGGTGGAATGGCTTTATGCGCCACTTGCCATGTGAAAGTGGAGGAAAGATTTGATGATTTAGATGAGCCGGGCGATCAAGAAATGGATCAATTGGATATATTACCCAATGCTGAACATAATAGTCGTTTAGCTTGCCAACTCAGACTACATCCAGATATGGATGGCATCATGGTTCGATTGGCTGCAGATGAAGAATAA
- a CDS encoding LytR/AlgR family response regulator transcription factor, giving the protein MDTYKTIIIDDERLAREEVKRALENYPEFEIIGEASNVDKAKALIESTHPDIIFLDIHMPKKSGFDLLEELGTVPEVVFTTAYDQYAVKAFEVNALDYIVKPIREERFAKAIEKIKKGFSKREEESPAPFLLHKKIFIKDGESCYFIPLSSISLIESVENYAKLHFDGKTVLIKRSLNLLEEKMDPSLFFRINRSQIINTEYITEINPYFNNKLQITLATGEKLDVSNRQSAKFKKWNSL; this is encoded by the coding sequence ATGGATACTTACAAAACTATAATCATTGATGATGAACGCCTGGCTAGAGAAGAGGTGAAAAGGGCACTTGAGAACTATCCTGAATTTGAAATAATTGGAGAAGCAAGTAATGTAGATAAAGCTAAAGCATTGATTGAAAGTACGCATCCAGACATTATTTTTCTTGACATACATATGCCCAAAAAGTCTGGATTTGATCTTTTGGAAGAATTGGGTACCGTGCCTGAGGTAGTTTTTACTACAGCTTATGACCAGTATGCAGTAAAAGCATTTGAGGTAAACGCTTTGGATTATATCGTAAAACCCATTAGAGAGGAAAGATTTGCCAAAGCGATTGAGAAGATAAAGAAAGGATTTAGCAAAAGAGAAGAAGAATCACCAGCACCATTTTTATTACATAAAAAGATTTTCATTAAAGATGGTGAAAGCTGCTACTTTATCCCTCTCTCAAGCATTAGCCTGATTGAGTCGGTGGAAAATTATGCAAAGCTACACTTTGATGGAAAAACGGTTTTAATCAAAAGGTCTTTAAATCTTCTAGAAGAGAAAATGGATCCAAGTTTGTTTTTCCGGATCAATAGAAGTCAAATTATTAATACTGAATACATAACAGAAATAAATCCCTATTTTAATAATAAGCTGCAAATCACCTTGGCAACTGGCGAGAAGTTAGACGTATCTAATCGACAGTCTGCAAAATTCAAAAAGTGGAACAGCCTGTAA
- a CDS encoding CocE/NonD family hydrolase: MKNLLIILFLISISMSAFSQNLDFEKRAINDTAALDLAMNNLANRYLEYTKAEGLNIGDRELLRYEMIAGHNEDAIQTIRNIRAGNTSEGHLTYSQYELYLKAKIKQNKSGENFNDSYRFVFSQYVKNCTDIMASTITVNFTTYDGVAQFTDDFQAKYDSAPEEKLTADEAKGILNAYFLYHVYSLTEPIIFEETERDENDRYLIEESLIISARDSAEISVITVRKRKIAALPAILIFTIYADNSNKNQAMIAASKGYVGVIANSRGKRKSTNAIEPYKHEYKDVYETIDWISKQSWCNGKVAMYGGSYNGFSQWASMKEKVHPALKTIIPSVSAAPGLDVPMENNVFHNFPYKWIPFVTNNKLLDNGANFDAARWNRMQNTWYTNGLAYSKMDSIDGVPSPLFQEWISHPTYDSYWQGFIPYQEEFAHIDIPILTTTGYYDDGQRGAMYYYLEHLKYNPTAEHYLLLGPYDHFGAQTESSANLRGYEIDSVANLKIQTGLAFEWFDYILKGKKKPRLLKDKVNFQVMGENKWLHRPTLAEMSNDSLVFYLSSNEKDSSFQLAKKMNREVEPIQLSIDLADRSTPNNADYYPWPIIKDNINLKDGLVFKTNAFQEEVVINGSFTGEFKVSTNKQDFDYSINLYELLADGSYFHLSYIIGRASHAKSIEERELLTPNKVTTLTFNNTRIISKKIAVGSRLIAVINGNKNPYSQINYGSGKDVSLEKLEDADEPIIINFHPESKLRIPLWREQ, from the coding sequence ATGAAAAATTTACTAATTATACTGTTTTTAATAAGTATCAGCATGAGTGCTTTTAGTCAAAATCTGGATTTTGAGAAAAGAGCAATAAATGATACAGCTGCGCTTGATCTGGCAATGAATAATTTGGCCAATCGTTATTTGGAATACACTAAAGCTGAAGGCCTAAACATTGGCGATCGGGAGCTATTGAGATATGAAATGATTGCTGGCCACAATGAAGATGCTATCCAAACCATTAGAAATATTAGAGCTGGAAATACTTCGGAAGGTCATCTTACTTACTCGCAATACGAATTGTATCTTAAAGCGAAGATAAAGCAAAATAAGTCAGGCGAGAATTTTAACGATTCTTATCGGTTTGTCTTCTCTCAATATGTAAAAAACTGTACTGATATTATGGCCTCCACTATAACGGTTAATTTCACTACCTATGATGGAGTGGCTCAATTTACTGATGACTTTCAAGCTAAATACGATAGTGCTCCGGAGGAAAAATTAACAGCTGATGAAGCAAAGGGCATCCTAAATGCATATTTTCTCTATCATGTGTATTCCCTTACTGAACCTATCATTTTTGAGGAAACAGAAAGAGATGAGAATGATAGGTATTTAATTGAAGAATCACTAATCATCTCGGCAAGGGATAGTGCTGAAATTTCGGTCATCACCGTTCGAAAAAGAAAGATAGCAGCATTACCTGCTATTTTAATCTTCACTATTTACGCAGATAATTCCAATAAAAACCAGGCAATGATCGCAGCGTCAAAGGGATATGTTGGCGTGATTGCCAACTCTCGTGGCAAGCGAAAAAGCACCAATGCCATCGAGCCGTATAAACACGAATACAAAGATGTTTATGAGACTATAGATTGGATCAGTAAACAATCTTGGTGTAATGGAAAGGTAGCTATGTATGGGGGAAGCTATAATGGGTTTAGCCAGTGGGCTTCCATGAAAGAAAAGGTGCATCCCGCTTTAAAAACCATTATTCCTTCGGTTTCTGCAGCACCGGGGCTTGATGTACCCATGGAGAACAATGTCTTTCACAACTTTCCTTATAAATGGATTCCTTTTGTAACCAACAACAAGCTATTGGATAATGGTGCAAATTTTGATGCTGCCCGTTGGAATAGAATGCAAAATACCTGGTACACCAACGGTCTAGCTTACAGTAAGATGGATTCCATTGATGGTGTACCTAGTCCCTTATTTCAAGAGTGGATCAGCCACCCTACATACGATAGTTATTGGCAAGGCTTTATACCTTATCAAGAGGAATTTGCTCATATTGATATCCCTATTCTAACAACCACAGGTTATTATGATGATGGTCAGCGTGGCGCGATGTATTATTATTTGGAGCATTTAAAATATAATCCAACTGCTGAACATTATTTATTACTCGGGCCTTATGATCATTTTGGTGCCCAGACTGAATCGAGCGCCAATTTACGGGGCTATGAAATTGATAGTGTAGCCAACCTTAAAATTCAAACTGGGCTAGCTTTTGAGTGGTTCGATTATATCTTAAAAGGAAAGAAAAAACCTCGCTTACTGAAAGACAAGGTAAACTTTCAAGTCATGGGTGAGAATAAGTGGTTGCATAGGCCAACGCTTGCTGAAATGAGTAACGATTCTTTAGTATTCTATTTAAGTTCTAATGAAAAGGATTCGTCCTTTCAGCTTGCAAAGAAAATGAACAGGGAAGTTGAACCTATTCAGCTTAGCATAGACTTAGCAGATCGGTCAACACCCAACAATGCAGATTATTACCCTTGGCCAATTATAAAAGATAATATAAACTTGAAGGACGGTTTAGTTTTCAAAACCAATGCTTTTCAAGAGGAAGTGGTAATCAATGGCTCATTTACAGGAGAGTTTAAGGTATCAACCAATAAACAAGATTTTGATTATTCCATCAACCTCTATGAATTACTGGCCGATGGAAGTTATTTTCATTTAAGCTATATTATAGGCAGAGCTAGTCATGCTAAAAGCATAGAGGAGAGAGAATTATTAACTCCAAATAAGGTAACAACCCTTACTTTCAACAATACCCGTATTATTAGTAAAAAAATAGCTGTTGGCAGTAGACTGATAGCGGTCATAAACGGAAATAAAAATCCCTATTCACAGATTAATTATGGATCAGGAAAAGATGTAAGTTTAGAAAAATTAGAGGATGCTGATGAACCTATAATTATCAATTTTCACCCTGAAAGCAAATTAAGAATTCCTTTATGGCGAGAGCAATAA
- a CDS encoding sensor histidine kinase, with protein sequence MTNTLDIAQNKSNSLYWKCQFFGWGLVSLFWFYIALFRDGFELSDAIINYIFDVAICIAITHAYRTIAVKRKWNQLNIKDLIWKLIPALLILSIMFMIIMNIKTSIYIYLADRQNDSIKELFVWNPFFVWNPVLITGLRHMSIWLLAYHLYHFYQREVQSTKMNAQLSLIAKQAQFDNLSAQLNPHFLFNSLNSIKSLIIENPKTARRAVDLLSDILRSSLYETQDSTVSLEEEMELVKDYVELEKLRFEERLKVNLEVDECLNHIRILPLSIQLLVENALKHGIDKQLDGGTLELSIKKEGDKAVIKVVNPGTLNIEGDNRIGLNNLKNRLQLKYKGAAQFEINQIENESVLAKLTIPIIE encoded by the coding sequence ATGACAAACACTTTAGACATAGCGCAGAATAAAAGCAACTCTCTTTATTGGAAGTGTCAGTTTTTTGGATGGGGATTGGTGTCCCTTTTCTGGTTTTACATTGCTTTGTTCAGGGATGGTTTTGAATTATCTGATGCGATTATCAACTATATTTTTGATGTGGCTATTTGTATTGCCATCACACATGCATACAGAACCATAGCAGTAAAAAGAAAGTGGAACCAATTGAACATTAAAGATTTAATCTGGAAACTCATTCCAGCCCTTCTCATACTCTCCATTATGTTCATGATCATTATGAACATCAAAACGTCAATCTATATATATCTAGCAGATAGACAAAACGATTCAATTAAAGAACTCTTCGTTTGGAACCCATTTTTTGTATGGAATCCTGTATTAATAACAGGTTTGAGACATATGAGCATCTGGCTACTTGCCTATCATTTGTACCACTTTTACCAAAGAGAAGTACAATCAACAAAGATGAATGCGCAACTATCTTTAATAGCTAAGCAGGCACAGTTTGATAATTTATCGGCTCAATTAAATCCTCACTTCCTATTTAACTCACTCAATTCAATCAAATCGTTGATTATAGAGAATCCTAAAACTGCCAGACGGGCAGTAGACTTATTGTCGGATATTCTACGGTCATCTCTTTATGAAACGCAAGATTCAACAGTTTCATTGGAAGAAGAAATGGAATTAGTAAAAGACTATGTAGAGCTTGAAAAATTGCGATTTGAAGAACGTCTAAAAGTTAATCTGGAGGTAGATGAGTGCCTGAATCATATTCGAATCCTGCCCTTAAGTATTCAATTATTAGTTGAAAATGCACTTAAGCATGGTATCGATAAGCAATTAGATGGTGGAACACTTGAGCTATCTATTAAAAAGGAAGGTGATAAAGCAGTTATAAAGGTAGTAAACCCTGGTACATTAAATATTGAGGGTGATAATAGAATAGGGTTAAATAACCTAAAAAATCGTCTTCAACTGAAATATAAAGGAGCAGCACAATTTGAAATAAATCAGATAGAGAATGAATCTGTTCTAGCAAAATTAACAATCCCAATTATTGAATAA
- a CDS encoding NAD(P)/FAD-dependent oxidoreductase — MIQTDICIIGAGPVGQFAVFEAGLLKLRCHLVDALPQVGGQLSEIYPQKPIYDIPGFPTIKAQELVDNLTEQIKPFNPTYTLGERLDKVEKTATGFNLKTSDGTEIDCKVVVIAGGLGCFEPRKPPMKEIAEFEGKGVSYMVKDPEQFRDKNVILAGGGDSALDWTIELSKIAKKITLVHRNETFRGAPDSADKVFELAKEGKINLLLKSNLASLSGNGKLNSVKVKGADKSEIELEADYLIPLFGLSPKLGPIADWGLSIHKNQIEVNTTDYSTNVPGIYAIGDINTYPGKLKLILCGFHEAALMAQSAFKHIYPDKHLSFKYTTVNGIESF; from the coding sequence ATGATACAAACTGACATTTGCATTATCGGAGCAGGGCCTGTAGGTCAATTTGCAGTATTTGAAGCAGGATTATTGAAGTTGCGTTGCCATTTGGTTGATGCTCTTCCACAAGTTGGAGGACAGCTTTCGGAAATTTATCCGCAAAAGCCTATCTATGATATTCCCGGTTTCCCTACCATTAAGGCACAGGAATTAGTAGATAATTTGACTGAGCAAATAAAACCATTTAATCCGACTTATACTTTAGGCGAAAGATTAGATAAAGTAGAAAAAACAGCTACCGGTTTCAATTTGAAGACTTCTGATGGTACTGAAATCGATTGCAAAGTGGTTGTTATTGCAGGTGGATTAGGTTGTTTCGAGCCACGTAAACCACCTATGAAAGAAATTGCAGAGTTCGAGGGCAAAGGAGTTTCTTATATGGTGAAAGACCCTGAGCAATTTAGAGATAAAAATGTAATTCTAGCGGGTGGGGGAGACTCTGCTTTGGACTGGACAATTGAGCTTTCCAAAATTGCTAAGAAGATCACTTTAGTTCATAGAAATGAGACTTTCCGTGGAGCACCTGATTCTGCTGATAAAGTTTTTGAATTAGCTAAAGAAGGGAAGATCAATTTATTACTGAAAAGTAATTTAGCTTCACTTTCAGGTAACGGTAAATTGAACTCTGTTAAAGTGAAAGGTGCTGATAAGTCTGAAATAGAGTTGGAAGCTGATTATTTAATTCCATTATTTGGATTAAGCCCGAAATTAGGACCAATAGCTGATTGGGGATTGAGTATTCATAAAAACCAGATTGAAGTTAATACCACAGATTATTCTACTAATGTGCCGGGAATTTATGCAATTGGAGATATCAATACTTATCCAGGAAAATTAAAATTGATTTTATGTGGATTCCACGAAGCGGCTTTAATGGCACAATCGGCTTTTAAGCATATCTATCCAGATAAGCACTTAAGTTTCAAATATACTACTGTAAACGGTATCGAATCTTTCTAA
- a CDS encoding acetyltransferase, with product MDALIEKVNKSNYLEIVEVWEASVRATHHFLKEADIAYRA from the coding sequence ATGGACGCTCTAATAGAAAAAGTAAATAAAAGTAATTACCTAGAAATAGTAGAAGTCTGGGAGGCTTCTGTAAGGGCAACACATCACTTCTTGAAAGAAGCTGATATTGCCTACAGAGCATAG
- a CDS encoding CPBP family intramembrane glutamic endopeptidase, translating to MKELSSTQHQLTIKRGILAIVAMYACQLLAGIFISYAFKLTPTNNTPIEIIGLSSTLLSGIMILLLFWWDLRRSGDSFYSQIGLQASKIKNCKAVLLVVAVLALTHFLAWIYRSVILPAYDYGGIIGGGSKMFSFIQENGGALEMSGFLLLALIVGPIMEEVVFRGYLQSSIAKKLPAWAAILITSVVFTAGHSPMILWPMYFLFSISWGWIYLRTGSLKMAILIHILSNLFYAIVGFAGWKLLA from the coding sequence ATGAAAGAACTAAGTTCAACACAGCATCAATTAACTATAAAGCGAGGAATTTTGGCTATAGTTGCCATGTACGCATGTCAGCTTTTGGCAGGAATTTTCATTTCTTATGCCTTTAAATTGACCCCGACAAATAACACTCCAATTGAAATTATAGGATTATCTTCTACCCTGCTGAGTGGCATCATGATTTTACTGCTATTCTGGTGGGATTTGAGAAGATCGGGAGACTCTTTTTACTCTCAGATAGGTTTGCAAGCCAGTAAGATCAAAAATTGTAAAGCGGTTTTATTGGTAGTAGCTGTATTAGCATTAACTCATTTTTTAGCATGGATATACAGATCAGTGATTCTTCCAGCCTATGACTATGGCGGGATTATCGGAGGCGGCTCCAAGATGTTTAGCTTTATTCAGGAGAATGGAGGTGCACTTGAAATGAGCGGCTTTTTACTTTTGGCTCTAATTGTTGGCCCAATCATGGAAGAAGTTGTTTTTAGAGGATATCTGCAATCCTCCATTGCTAAGAAATTACCTGCTTGGGCAGCCATTTTGATTACCTCAGTTGTTTTCACAGCTGGCCACAGCCCAATGATTTTGTGGCCTATGTACTTCCTTTTTAGTATTAGTTGGGGATGGATCTATTTGCGAACCGGCTCTTTAAAAATGGCTATACTTATTCATATTTTAAGTAATTTATTTTATGCTATTGTAGGTTTTGCCGGTTGGAAGCTTTTAGCATAA